Proteins encoded together in one Chitinophaga lutea window:
- a CDS encoding ABC transporter ATP-binding protein — protein MYRLDIQHLSKSYGGGVQALRAVNLRVSNGMFGLLGPNGAGKSTLMRILATLQEPDSGRVLFDGSNIHEHPHALRSRLGYLPQDFGVYPRTSALQLLDHLALLKGLRNRKERKEQVLALLQQTNLYEARHRAVSTFSGGMRQRFGIAQALLGNPSLIIADEPTAGLDPEERNRFHGLLSEIGEQVVVLLSTHIVEDVQDLCPQMAVLAGGRVILQGRPTALAADLNGRVWRKTVTKAALEHYRRTLPVISTRMTGGLLQLYVLGDDCPGEGFEAFYPGLEEVYFSALFGAQRAGKEVGVC, from the coding sequence ATGTACAGGCTCGACATTCAACATCTCAGCAAAAGTTACGGCGGCGGCGTACAGGCGCTCCGCGCGGTCAACCTCCGCGTGTCCAACGGCATGTTCGGGCTGCTGGGCCCCAACGGCGCGGGCAAATCCACCCTGATGCGCATCCTGGCTACCCTGCAGGAGCCCGACAGCGGGCGGGTGCTGTTCGACGGCAGCAACATTCACGAACATCCGCATGCGCTCCGCAGCCGGCTCGGCTACCTGCCGCAGGATTTCGGGGTGTATCCCCGTACGTCCGCCCTCCAGCTGCTGGATCATCTCGCCCTGCTGAAGGGGTTGCGGAACAGGAAGGAAAGAAAGGAACAGGTACTGGCGCTCCTGCAACAGACGAACCTCTATGAAGCGCGGCACCGCGCCGTGAGCACCTTTTCGGGCGGCATGCGGCAACGGTTCGGCATCGCGCAGGCCCTGCTGGGCAACCCCAGCCTCATCATCGCCGACGAACCCACCGCCGGACTGGACCCTGAAGAGCGCAACCGCTTCCACGGCCTGCTGAGCGAGATCGGCGAACAGGTGGTGGTGCTGCTGTCTACCCATATCGTGGAAGATGTGCAGGACCTGTGCCCGCAAATGGCCGTGCTGGCCGGCGGCCGGGTGATTTTGCAGGGCAGGCCCACGGCGCTGGCGGCGGACCTGAACGGCCGGGTATGGCGTAAAACCGTCACCAAAGCGGCGCTGGAGCATTACCGCCGCACCCTCCCGGTAATTTCCACGCGTATGACCGGGGGCCTTTTGCAGCTGTATGTGCTGGGAGATGATTGTCCGGGTGAAGGTTTCGAAGCCTTTTACCCCGGCCTCGAAGAAGTATATTTTTCCGCACTGTTCGGGGCGCAGCGCGCCGGAAAGGAGGTGGGCGTATGTTAG